A genomic region of Elaeis guineensis isolate ETL-2024a chromosome 9, EG11, whole genome shotgun sequence contains the following coding sequences:
- the LOC105036919 gene encoding putative box C/D snoRNA protein SPCC613.07 — protein sequence MAELEASPNPNPKPKKPTLCEECGSNPWKYRCPGCSLLTCSLPCVKSHKQHTSCTGKRNRTEFVPLSRFDDDRLFSDYKLLEETKRVTDSAHRMLAEFREGFRFNKMPVRLRLLRNAAYRRRIRLMILPPGMSKREKNQTRYDQRKNCMYWTLEWRFHSTDVILIDHSIRENMSLYSVIEKHLAPTPWNNQLRPFCNVRLDDLKFFLRKNAKGAMSPFRQLNIKDPIGLQLKDSVIVEYPVIYVFLPSHCYNFEIEKDTRSFCKNEEPLDSPGSNQSPKGTSFREEEIEEGEMLSDTKVVDLMDHKILEPCNNTQIPKNVTISEKGLIRPSKRMSDAVAEYLKPISSSKCGAKVEESGGHSSSGANLKNFPEEEIFDFQQEVKDAYSDLIGEINPDDFLCLDSGCSEEDESQERKNLLGFGGEPLMEEALEEGEIPTPN from the exons ATGGCCGAACTAGAAGCCTctccaaacccaaatcctaagccCAAGAAGCCAACTCTTTGTGAGGAGTGCGGCTCCAATCCATGGAAGTACCGCTGCCCGGGTTGCTCCCTCCTCACTTGCAGCCTCCCATGTGTCAAATCTCACAAGCAGCACACCAGTTGCACAGGGAAGAGGAATCGGACCGAGTTTGTCCCCCTCTCCCGGTTCGATGACGATCGTCTCTTCTCTG ATTACAAACTTTTGGAGGAAACGAAGAGGGTGACAGATTCGGCCCATCGGATGCTTGCTGAGTTCCGGGAGGGGTTCAGGTTTAACAAGATGCCGGTGAGGCTCCGTTTGCTTCGGAATGCGGCCTACCGTCGGAGGATTCGGCTTATGATTCTCCCGCCTGGCATGTCGAAGAGGGAGAAGAACCAAACGAGATATGATCAGAG GAAGAATTGTATGTATTGGACGCTTGAATGGAGGTTTCACTCGACAGATGTCATCCTAATTGACCACAG TATTCGTGAAAATATGAGCTTGTATTCTGTCATTGAGAAACATCTAGCACCTACTCCATGGAACAATCAGTTGAGGCCATTTTGCAATGTACGCTTGGATGATTTGAAGTTTTTCCTTCGGAAGAATGCTAAG GGAGCCATGTCACCATTTCGTCAGTTGAACATAAAGGATCCAATAGGTCTGCAATTGAAGGATTCTGTTATTGTAGAGTATCCTGTGATATATGTTTTTCTTCCTTCACACTGCTATAACTTTGAAATCGAGAAGGACACAAGGTCATTTTGTAAGAACGAGGAACCTCTTGATTCTCCCGGCAGCAACCAAAGCCCAAAGGGTACTTCATTTAGAGAGGAGGAAATAGAAGAAGGTGAGATGCTTTCAGACACGAAGGTTGTGGATCTTATGGATCACAAAATTTTGGAGCCTTGTAATAATACTCAAATTCCTAAGAATGTGACCATATCCGAGAAAGGACTTATTCGCCCTAGTAAGCGGATGTCGGATGCAGTTGCTGAATATTTAAAACCTATTTCTAGCAGTAAGTGTGGAGCAAAGGTGGAGGAAAGTGGTGGACATTCCAGTAGTGGTGCAAATCTAAAGAATTTTCCTGAGGAGGAAATATTTGACTTTCAGCAGGAAGTGAAAGATGCTTATTCAGACTTAATTGGGGAAATTAATCCTGATGATTTTCTGTGCTTGGACAGTGGGTGCAGTGAAGAAGATGAATCACAAGAAAGAAAGAATCTCCTGGGTTTTGGTGGAGAACCATTAATGGAAGAGGCATTAGAGGAAGGGGAGATTCCAACTCCCAATTAA
- the LOC105051968 gene encoding uncharacterized protein, protein MTSRRVANLPVERAPNAPATQIDIANVCQVVAQLIQQQQTQIALRPISSMESYYKRFRRLNPSLFEGKPDPLIVEIWIREMEKMFDILQYPKNVKVRLAVLMLKENAEFWWTTIKIIFGNNNDQLTWKEFKEIFYDQYFPEIMRLIKENEFLALKQKDNMTILEYANKFNELGRFCLQLMNFERSKANRFEQGLRYGIQFRLSSHIFNDYKDVLE, encoded by the coding sequence ATGACGTCGCGGAGAGTTGCCAACCTACCGGTTGAGCGGGCTCCTAATGCACCGGCCACTCAGATAGACATTGCTAATGTATGTCAGGTGGTGGCCCAGCTTATCCAGCAACAGCAGACACAAATTGCTCTTCGACCTATAtcatctatggagtcatactataagagattcagaaggctcaacccatCACTATTTGAAGGCAAACCTGATCCTTTGATTGTAGAGAtatggattcgagagatggagAAGATGTTCGATATCTTACAATATCCCAAGAACGTGAAGGTCAGATTAGCCGTGCTTATGTTGAAAGAGAATGCTGAGTTTTGGTGGACtacaataaaaattatctttggaaataataatgatcagctGACTTGGAAGgagttcaaagagatattttatgatcagtactttcCTGAGATAATGAGATTGATAAAAGAGAATGAGTTTCTTGCTTTGAAGCAAAAAGATAACATGACAATATTGGAATATgccaacaaatttaatgagctaggccgTTTCTGTCTCCAACTTATGAATTTCGAAAGGAGCAAAGCCAACAGATTTgaacaaggtctaagatatggAATTCAGTTCCGtctatcttctcatattttcaatgACTACAAGGACGTACTGGAATGA